The following proteins are co-located in the Anomalospiza imberbis isolate Cuckoo-Finch-1a 21T00152 chromosome 1, ASM3175350v1, whole genome shotgun sequence genome:
- the RMC1 gene encoding regulator of MON1-CCZ1 complex, with product MAAAARRQPPGPAEDEAPGAAAGAAGREEGGGGGEGEGRAKGGAEAGGCYLALCARPVHFEKANPVNCVFFDEANKQVFAVRSGGATGVVVKGLEDRNPISFRMEDKGEVKCIKFSLGNKILAVQRTLKSVDFLNFIPDSPQLEYTQECKTKNANILGFCWTSSTEIVFITDQGIEFYQVLPEKRSLKLLKNQSINVNWYMYCPESSVILLSTTVLGNVLQPFYFKSGTMSKLSKFEIELPAAPKSSKLSLSERDIAMATIYGQLYVLYLRHHSRTSNSTGAEVVLYHLPREGSCKKTHILKLNRTGKFALNVVDNLVVVHHQDTETSVIFDIKLKGEFDGSTTIHQFVLPPRSIQPYQIPVAGPASVTSQAPVPCKLYSSSWIVFQPDIIISASEGYLWSLQVKLEPVVNLLLDKGKLMDFLLQRKECKMVILSVCSQMLSEPERGSLSVIATVFDKLNHEYKKYLEAEQSYTMVVETGLSRSNPLLKRPVRTQAVIDQSDMYTHVLSVFTEKKEAPHKFTIAVLMEYIRSLNQFQIAVQHYLYELVIKTLVQHNLFYMLHQFLQYHVLSDSKPLACLLLSLESIYPPAHQLSLDMLKRLSTANDEIVEVLLSKHQVLAALRFIRGIGGHDSISARKFLDAAKQAEDEMLFYTIFRFFEQRNQRLRGNPSFTPGEHCEEHVTFFKQVFGEQALMKPTTF from the exons ATGGCCGCCGCCGCGCGCCGCCAGCCGCCGGGGCCGGCCGAGGACGAGGCGCCGGGagcggcagcaggagcagcaggcagagaagaaggaggaggaggaggagagggcgaGGGGCGAGCGAAGGGCGGCGCGGAGGCCGGCGGCTGCTACCTGGCGCTGTGCGCGCGGCCCGTGCACTTCGAGAAGGCGAACCCCGTGAACTGCGTGTTCTTCGACGAGGCCAACAAGCAG GTTTTTGCTGTTCGATCTGGTGGAGCTACAGGAGTTGTTGTTAAGGGTTTGGAGGATAGAAATCCTATTTCCTTCAG GATGGAGGACAAAGGAGAAGTGAAGTGCATCAAATTTTCCTTGGGGAACAAGATCCTGGCTGTGCAGAGAACTTTAAAAAGTGTG GATTTCTTGAATTTTATTCCAGATAGCCCTCAGCTAGAATATACACAGGAATGTAAG ACAAAGAATGCCAATATTCTAGGATTCTGCTGGACGAGTTCTACAGAAATTGTCTTCATCACAGATCAAGGAATTGAATTCTACCAG GTATTGCCAGAGAAACGAAGTTTAAAACTTCTGAAGAATCAGAGTATTAATGTCAATTGGTACATGTATTGTCCAGAGAGCTCTGTCATCCTTCTTTCAACCACTGTCCTTGGCAATGTCCTGCAGCCATTCTATTTCAAG AGTGGGACCATGTCAAAACTATCCAAATTTGAAATTGAGTTACCTGCAGCACCCAAGTCATCCAAGCTCAGCCTTTCTGAAAGAGACATTGCTATGGCTACAAT ATACGGGCAGCTTTACGTTCTCTATTTGAGGCATCACTCAAGGACTTCCAACAGTACAGGAGCAGAAGTAGTGCTCTATCACTTACCCAG AGAGGGCTCCTGTAAGAAGACACATATTTTAAAGCTGAACAGAACTGGGAAGTTTGCCCTGAATGTAGTGGATAACTTGGTGGTAGTACATCATCAGGATACCGAG ACTTCAGTTATATTTGACATCAAGCTAAAAGGAGAATTTGATGGGTCCACAACCATCCATCAGTTTGTACTTCCACCTCGATCAATACAACCCTATCAAATACCTGTAGCAG gcCCAGCTTCTGTGACAAGTCAGGCTCCTGTTCCATGTAAACTCT ATTCTTCTTCTTGGATTGTCTTTCAACCTGATATTATCATCAGTGCAAGTGAAG GTTACCTCTGGAGTCTTCAAGTGAAACTTGAACCTGTAGTTAACCTCTTGCTAGATAAAGGAAAACTAATGGATTTCCTTCTCCAAAGAAAAGAATGCAAAATGGTTATCCTGTCTGTATGCTCTCAAA tGCTTAGTGAGCCAGAAAGAGGATCACTGTCTGTGATTGCAACTGTTTTTGACAAACTGAATCATGAATATAAGAAGTACTTGGAAGCTGAGCAAAGCTATACAATG gTGGTAGAAACAGGCCTGAGTAGAAGTAATCCACTCCTGAAACGTCCTGTCCGCACTCAAGCAGTTATTGACCAGTCTGATATGTACACGCATGTTTTATCTGTTTTTACAGAGAAGAAG GAAGCACCTCACAAGTTCACTATAGCTGTCTTGATGGAATACATTCGCTCTCTCAACCAGTTCCAGATTGCAGTTCAG CACTACTTGTATGAGCTGGTCATCAAAACCCTTGTCCAACACAACTTGTTCTACATGCTCCATCAGTTTCTGCAGTACCATGTGCTCAGTGACTCAAAGCCCTTG GCTTGTCTCTTACTATCCCTGGAAAGCATTTACCCTCCTGCACATCAGCTCTCGCTGGACATGTTAAAA AGACTTTCCACAGCAAATGATGAAATAGTGGAAGTTCTGTTGTCCAAACACCAAGTTTTGGCTGCCTTGAGATTCATCAGGGGTATTGGAGGACACGACAGCATTTCAGCCCGCAAATTCCTCGATGCAGCAAAACAAGCAGAGGATGAGATGCTTTTCTACACCATATTCCGATTCTTTGAACAAAGAAACCAGCGGTTACGAGGAAACCCCAGCTTCACACCAG GTGAGCACTGTGAAGAACATGTCACCTTCTTCAAACAAgtttttggagaacaagctctcATGAAACCCACAACATTCTGA
- the RIOK3 gene encoding LOW QUALITY PROTEIN: serine/threonine-protein kinase RIO3 (The sequence of the model RefSeq protein was modified relative to this genomic sequence to represent the inferred CDS: deleted 1 base in 1 codon): protein MGRPKAAEKRGGPGRFRSRSVAAPRRDPAPAAAAPACPMDSVGVAAAAPDAGPGPAWQGKCPWGAPSTTSISCSLADVMSEQLAKELQLEEESAAFPEVVAAAEGPFITGENIDTSSDLMLAQMLQMEFDREYDAQLRREEKKINGDSKVSISFENYRKVHPYDSDSSEDEVDWQDTRHDPYRADKPTTTPRRGFIGKGKDITTKHDEVVCGRKNTARMENFAPEFQVGDGIGMDLKLSNQVFNALKQHAYSEERRSARLHEKKEHSTAEKAVDPKTRLLLYKMVNSGMLETITGCVSTGKESVVFHAYGGDATEDKVIPPECAIKVFKTTLNEFKNRDKYIKDDYRFKDRFSKLNPRKIIRMWAEKEMHNLTRMQNAGIPCPQVVILKKHVLVMSFIGQDQVPAPKLKDVTLSSEDMKKAYYQILSMMQQLYRECNLVHADLSEYNMLWHDGKVWLIDVSQSVEPTHPHGLEFLFRDCRNVSQFFQKGGVAEALNERELFNAVSGLNITADNEVDFQAEIEALEKMNEDHVQNHGKKLSTFSSDGDPPIYDE from the exons ATGGGCCGCCCGAAGGCGGCGGAGAAGCGCGGAGGACCCGGAAGGTTTCGCAGTCGGAGCGTTGCTGCCCCGCGGAGAGACCCCGCTCCTGCCGCCGCC GCCCCTGCGTGCCCGATGGACTCGGTGGGAGTCGCTGCCGCCGCGCCCGacgccgggccgggccccgcctGGCAGGGCAAG TGTCCGTGGGGAGCCCCTAGCACAACTTCAATATCATGTTCTCTTGCTGATGTAATGAGTGAACAGCTGGCAAAAGAATTGCAGCTGGAAGAAGaaagtgctgcttttcctgaagTGGTTGC TGCTGCTGAAGGACCATTTATTACAGGAGAAAATATTGACACTTCTAGTGATCTAATGCTAGCTCAGATGCTGCAGATGGAATTTGACAGGGAATATGATGCGCAGCTTCGGCGTGAAGAGAAGAAGATCAATGGAGATAGCAAAG TCTCCATATCCTTTGAAAATTATCGGAAGGTGCATCCCTATGACAGTGACAGCTCAGAGGATGAGGTTGATTGGCAGGATACCCGTCACGATCCATATAGAGCAG ATAAACCTACTACTACACCAAGAAGGGGTTTtataggaaaaggaaaagacattACTACAAAACATGATGAAGTGGTATGTGGAAGAAAAAACACTGCTCGCATGGAAAAT TTTGCACCTGAATTCCAAGTTGGGGATGGAATTGGGATGGACTTAAAGCTGTCAAATCAAGTCTTCAATGCCTTAAAACAGCATGCGTACTCTGAGGAACGTCGAAGTGCAAGGCTCCATGAGAAAAAGGAGCACTCCACTGCT GAGAAAGCAGTGGATCCTAAAACACGTTTACTTCTGTACAAGATGGTCAATTCTGGGATGCTGGAGACCATCACAGGCTGCGTCAGCACGGGAAAAGAATCTGTGGTTTTTCATGCCTATGGAGGAGA TGCAACTGAAGATAAAGTTATTCCTCCAGAATGTGCCATCAAAGTGTTTAAAACAACTCTTAATGAATTCAAGAACCGTGACAAATACATTAAGGATGACTACAGGTTTAAAGACCGCTTCAGTAAACTGAATCCACGAAAAATTATTCGTATGTGGGCAGAGAAAGAAATGCATAACTTAACAag GATGCAAAATGCAGGAATTCCTTGTCCTCAAGTGGTTATCCTTAAGAAACACGTCTTGGTTATGTCTTTCATTGGCCAGGATCAAGTCCCAGCTCCTAAACTAAAGGATGTAACACTTAGTAGTGAAGATATGAAAAAGGCCTACTATCAGATCCTCAGT ATGATGCAGCAGTTGTATAGGGAGTGCAACCTGGTCCATGCAGATCTGAGTGAATACAACATGCTTTGGCACGATGGGAAG GTCTGGCTCATTGATGTCAGTCAGTCTGTGGAGCCAACCCATCCTCATGGACTTGAGTTTTTGTTCAGAGACTGTAGGAATGTTTCACAG TTCTTCCAGAAAGGAGGCGTGGCAGAAGCACTTAATGAGCGTGAACTTTTCAACGCTGTCTCAGGTTTAAATATTACAGCTGACAATGAAGTAGACTTCCAAGCAGAG ATTGAAGCTTTGGAGAAGATGAATGAAGATCATGTGCAGAATCATGGAAAGAAACTGTCAACGTTTTCCAGTGATGGAGACCCACCTATATATGATGAATAG